Proteins from a genomic interval of Bacillus mesophilus:
- a CDS encoding universal stress protein, with product MEKPSKILVAYDGSELSKKALEYAKFLVSDHEQAELEVVTVMMYLGAYDAYSFKELRKTVESETSLLVEEVKDMLSSVQNPTSVHMLEGDPSLQIIKLAEEKGVDTIVLGSRGLGRFKEFFLGSVSHNVVQMAKCPVLIVK from the coding sequence ATGGAAAAGCCATCTAAAATTCTTGTTGCCTATGATGGATCAGAGTTGAGTAAAAAAGCATTGGAATATGCTAAATTTCTAGTATCAGATCATGAACAAGCGGAACTAGAGGTTGTAACGGTGATGATGTATCTAGGTGCTTATGATGCATACTCATTTAAGGAATTAAGAAAGACTGTCGAATCTGAAACTAGCCTACTAGTAGAAGAAGTGAAAGATATGTTAAGCTCTGTTCAAAATCCAACATCAGTTCATATGCTAGAAGGAGACCCTTCTCTTCAAATTATCAAATTGGCTGAAGAAAAGGGAGTTGACACAATCGTCTTGGGTAGTAGAGGTTTAGGTCGATTTAAAGAATTTTTCTTAGGCAGTGTGAGTCATAACGTGGTCCAAATGGCAAAATGTCCGGTTTTGATCGTAAAATAA
- a CDS encoding carboxymuconolactone decarboxylase family protein, whose protein sequence is MDQKERFQLGMDVLEKLVSKQAIEQVHEMEKVSPIFYDLIVGFGYGELWGQDTGITMANRSMITISSLITQGSFEQLEFHLGVALKAGLSKEEIIGTIIHLSGYTGFPKAVKAMQMAHKVFQSIEETNK, encoded by the coding sequence ATGGATCAAAAAGAAAGATTTCAACTAGGGATGGACGTTTTAGAAAAACTTGTCTCAAAGCAGGCAATTGAGCAAGTACACGAAATGGAAAAGGTATCACCTATTTTCTATGATCTGATTGTTGGCTTTGGTTATGGCGAGCTGTGGGGTCAAGATACAGGGATTACGATGGCTAATCGTTCCATGATTACTATTTCATCCTTAATTACTCAAGGTTCATTCGAACAGTTAGAATTCCATCTTGGAGTTGCTTTAAAGGCAGGACTTTCAAAAGAAGAAATTATCGGAACCATTATTCACCTTAGTGGATACACTGGTTTTCCAAAGGCTGTAAAGGCTATGCAAATGGCACATAAAGTGTTTCAATCTATTGAAGAAACAAACAAGTAA
- a CDS encoding thiamine pyrophosphate-binding protein, translating into MESCALVLAKNFKHWGTNHIFGIPGKAISPIIFATDAYDIEFVLSKHETGAGFSAAGYSLMSEKFGVAIGTSGPGGTNLLTAAGQAKASNIPMLIITGHPGTKDSGKAMGQDSSIFGTDLVEMFKPVTKFSARVERADLLQRYLQHALEKAFTGVKGPVHLSIAFDILIEEIEPFVVELPTPIEMISPSLHEVVDMLNVAKRPLLYLGKGVHSSRAYEEVRRLAENWNIPVMTTPGGKGTFKSNHKLSLGAFGLGGTIESAEYLQQGVDLMIVIGTKLSDMSIAGFTKDFYPKHVIHFDYEQTFIGKTIEVPTTAIIGDIRSNLSFIVRNLREKVELEFILPRKVHQFDMNEPNERMTSETTLKVIRNTLPDDAIIFGDDGSHTFYGIKYFDIYEPGSFFFDDIFGAMGHGIGYSIGAKLAAPDKNIVCLVGDGCMFMHGTEISTALNYHSPVLFLVLNNGRLDMVEKGMRKMIGKSIGAVYETPLNAALFAQSMGLSSFRCYNPEQLQEAIQEAYVIMKEMNQPVVVEIMVDENEIPPTMGRQ; encoded by the coding sequence ATGGAAAGTTGCGCTCTAGTTTTAGCTAAAAATTTTAAACATTGGGGAACAAATCACATCTTTGGAATTCCTGGAAAAGCCATTTCTCCGATAATATTTGCGACAGACGCATATGATATTGAATTTGTGCTTAGTAAGCACGAGACAGGAGCTGGCTTTTCAGCTGCTGGGTACTCACTAATGAGTGAAAAGTTTGGTGTTGCGATAGGGACTTCTGGACCTGGTGGGACAAATTTGCTCACCGCGGCTGGACAAGCAAAAGCATCAAACATACCCATGCTGATTATTACTGGACATCCAGGTACAAAAGATTCTGGAAAAGCAATGGGACAGGACTCTTCCATATTTGGTACAGATTTAGTAGAAATGTTTAAACCCGTGACAAAGTTTAGCGCTCGAGTAGAACGTGCAGACCTACTTCAAAGATACCTACAACACGCTCTAGAGAAGGCATTTACTGGTGTAAAAGGACCCGTTCACTTGTCTATTGCTTTTGACATATTAATTGAAGAAATTGAACCTTTTGTTGTTGAATTACCTACTCCTATTGAGATGATTTCACCTTCCCTACATGAAGTGGTGGACATGCTAAACGTAGCAAAGCGTCCACTTCTTTACTTAGGAAAAGGAGTACATTCAAGTAGAGCTTATGAAGAGGTTCGCCGCCTAGCTGAAAACTGGAATATACCAGTCATGACGACTCCAGGTGGAAAAGGAACATTTAAGTCTAATCACAAACTATCCTTAGGCGCCTTTGGATTAGGTGGAACGATTGAATCAGCTGAATACCTTCAACAAGGCGTTGACTTAATGATTGTAATTGGTACGAAATTAAGTGACATGTCTATTGCAGGTTTTACAAAGGACTTTTATCCAAAACATGTTATACATTTTGATTATGAACAAACATTTATTGGTAAAACTATTGAAGTCCCTACAACCGCGATCATCGGAGACATTCGTTCCAACCTTTCGTTTATTGTAAGGAACCTAAGAGAAAAAGTTGAGTTAGAATTTATACTTCCTAGGAAAGTCCATCAGTTTGATATGAATGAGCCTAATGAACGAATGACCTCAGAAACAACGTTAAAAGTCATTCGAAACACGTTACCAGATGATGCTATTATTTTCGGTGATGATGGAAGTCATACCTTTTATGGTATAAAGTACTTTGACATCTATGAACCAGGTAGTTTTTTCTTTGACGATATCTTTGGAGCAATGGGGCATGGCATTGGTTACTCAATTGGAGCAAAGCTTGCAGCCCCTGATAAGAATATTGTATGTTTAGTTGGAGACGGTTGTATGTTCATGCACGGAACCGAAATTTCAACTGCATTAAACTATCACTCTCCAGTTCTTTTTTTAGTTTTGAATAATGGGCGATTGGATATGGTTGAAAAGGGAATGCGAAAGATGATTGGAAAATCAATAGGAGCGGTTTATGAAACTCCGTTAAATGCAGCATTATTCGCGCAATCTATGGGACTTTCGTCGTTTAGATGCTATAACCCAGAACAACTTCAGGAAGCTATCCAAGAAGCTTATGTGATCATGAAAGAAATGAATCAACCAGTTGTGGTTGAAATAATGGTTGATGAGAATGAAATTCCACCTACTATGGGGAGGCAGTAA
- a CDS encoding putative bifunctional diguanylate cyclase/phosphodiesterase, with protein MLQEPEFITASKKLCEESGMDPNIIASPKVFMTDHELFLKRKAYTEILSVVSYFSNKLLDSLKGTPILIVISDAEGHLLDMVGDETIKQTVEHFGIREGSLFTQEDTGTNVISLALQQRHPISLIGESHYHKFLFEIACYGAAFHYTDEDNLLGSVCVMMPIVFQNPLFLTMLSQVVDSIERELLLRKQNRKLNIMNQIMLSRTRNGIVITDENGITTEFNNFAQEISNRSKRSVIGKSILNSELTGHYFNRVLNQEEKFENEELKFKNINGDQVVCLFDAQPIYEDHKLIGAFGQFRNITDRYLIEEKYNYLAFHDDLTGLPNRRYIQKEIQETIKQKEADSQIKLAILYLDLDRFKIINDTFGHSKGDLLLTEVTNRLMTCLGENDTLARMGGDEFIYLLKDYEDENYVTSVGKKVLEQFNNPFQVNGYEFHTTASIGVAVYPEQTISMEEFMVHADNAMYKAKSQGKNQFVFFSPGMLNHSDSYQNLKFETEISYALKKNEFILHYQPQVCNSTGEIVGLEALIRWNHPTMGLIYPDKFISLAEDTGQISQIGEWVIREACIQNKKWQDMGMKPVKVAVNLSTQQFFKHNLVCFVKEVLDETGLDPKYLVIEITESMAVDTEYSLNVLRKLKDIGVGLSIDDFGTGYSSLKYLKSFPIDYLKIDRAFVRDILNDNNDVNIVKAIITLAHNLQLRVIAEGVETKEQLEFLKKYDCDEIQGYLFSKPIPVEELENIQALLREEIRSLY; from the coding sequence ATGTTACAAGAGCCAGAGTTTATAACTGCCTCTAAAAAACTGTGTGAGGAAAGTGGAATGGATCCGAATATCATTGCCTCACCAAAAGTGTTTATGACTGATCATGAATTATTCCTTAAAAGAAAGGCTTACACGGAGATTTTGTCTGTTGTTAGCTATTTCTCTAATAAACTATTAGATTCCCTTAAAGGTACACCTATTCTAATCGTAATATCTGATGCTGAAGGGCATCTGTTAGATATGGTCGGTGATGAAACCATTAAACAAACTGTCGAGCATTTTGGCATTAGAGAAGGAAGTCTTTTTACCCAAGAGGATACTGGGACAAATGTGATAAGTCTTGCTCTCCAACAAAGACATCCGATTAGTTTAATTGGTGAAAGTCACTACCACAAATTTCTATTTGAAATTGCTTGCTACGGTGCTGCCTTCCATTATACAGATGAAGATAACTTATTAGGTAGCGTTTGTGTCATGATGCCGATTGTGTTCCAAAACCCTCTCTTCTTGACGATGCTTTCTCAAGTGGTCGATTCAATTGAAAGAGAGTTGCTATTACGTAAGCAAAATAGAAAGCTTAATATTATGAATCAAATTATGTTAAGTAGAACTAGAAATGGAATTGTAATTACTGATGAGAATGGAATTACAACAGAGTTTAATAACTTTGCCCAAGAGATATCAAATCGAAGTAAACGTTCTGTTATCGGAAAAAGCATTTTAAATTCAGAATTAACCGGTCACTATTTTAATCGTGTTCTAAATCAAGAAGAAAAGTTCGAAAATGAAGAGTTAAAGTTTAAAAATATAAATGGCGACCAGGTTGTTTGTTTATTTGATGCACAGCCCATCTATGAAGACCATAAACTGATCGGTGCGTTCGGGCAGTTTAGAAATATTACAGATCGTTATTTAATAGAAGAAAAGTATAATTATTTAGCTTTTCATGATGATTTAACTGGATTACCTAATAGACGTTACATTCAAAAGGAAATTCAAGAAACCATTAAGCAAAAAGAAGCTGACAGTCAAATAAAGCTAGCCATTCTTTATTTAGATTTAGATCGCTTCAAGATTATAAATGACACGTTCGGTCACTCTAAAGGAGATTTGTTACTAACAGAAGTGACAAACCGTTTAATGACTTGCCTTGGTGAGAACGATACGCTTGCCCGAATGGGTGGAGATGAATTTATCTATCTACTGAAGGATTATGAAGATGAAAACTATGTAACATCTGTAGGTAAAAAGGTGTTAGAACAGTTTAATAACCCTTTCCAAGTTAATGGTTATGAGTTTCACACAACGGCTAGTATTGGTGTTGCTGTTTACCCTGAGCAAACCATTTCAATGGAAGAGTTTATGGTACATGCAGATAACGCCATGTACAAAGCAAAATCTCAAGGGAAGAACCAATTTGTATTCTTCTCGCCTGGCATGCTTAATCACTCTGATTCTTATCAAAACCTAAAGTTTGAAACAGAGATTAGCTATGCCCTCAAAAAAAATGAATTTATCTTGCATTATCAACCTCAAGTTTGTAACTCAACTGGGGAAATTGTTGGATTAGAGGCATTAATTCGTTGGAATCACCCAACAATGGGTCTCATCTATCCAGATAAATTCATTTCGTTAGCAGAGGATACTGGCCAAATTTCTCAAATTGGGGAATGGGTCATTAGAGAAGCTTGTATTCAAAATAAGAAATGGCAGGATATGGGGATGAAGCCGGTAAAAGTGGCTGTCAATTTATCAACACAGCAGTTCTTTAAGCATAATCTTGTCTGTTTTGTAAAAGAAGTGTTAGATGAAACCGGGCTAGATCCTAAGTATTTAGTCATTGAAATCACCGAATCCATGGCAGTCGATACAGAGTACTCACTAAATGTCTTAAGAAAGCTAAAGGACATTGGAGTTGGCCTTAGTATTGATGACTTTGGTACAGGCTATAGTTCACTAAAGTACCTTAAGAGTTTTCCTATTGATTATTTAAAAATTGACCGAGCTTTTGTGAGAGATATATTAAATGATAATAATGATGTAAATATTGTAAAAGCAATCATCACCTTGGCACATAATCTCCAGCTCCGTGTAATCGCAGAGGGCGTGGAAACTAAAGAACAACTAGAGTTTTTAAAGAAGTATGATTGTGACGAAATTCAGGGTTACTTATTTAGTAAGCCTATTCCAGTTGAGGAATTAGAAAATATACAGGCTCTATTAAGAGAAGAAATTAGGAGTTTGTATTGA
- a CDS encoding flavoprotein yields the protein MSRPKNVLLGLTGSINLANIHSYIAAMQHSFGCRIHIMMTPSAQTFIPASTLTHSIDGHVFVDLSEKGGFKMPHVELTHWADLIVILPASANTIAKTAHGFSQDIVSATVLASESPTLFFPSMYIGMWRKKSVQRNVEMLREDGFIVYASDTKLDNNSPFITGGSLPSPNEACRFIADYI from the coding sequence ATGTCACGACCTAAAAATGTTCTATTAGGTTTAACGGGTTCAATTAATTTAGCTAATATTCATTCGTATATAGCTGCCATGCAACACTCTTTTGGCTGTAGAATTCATATCATGATGACACCTTCTGCACAAACCTTTATACCGGCAAGTACATTAACACATAGCATAGATGGCCATGTATTTGTTGACTTGTCTGAGAAAGGTGGGTTTAAGATGCCCCATGTTGAACTAACTCATTGGGCGGATTTGATTGTCATTTTGCCAGCTTCAGCAAATACGATTGCTAAAACTGCACATGGTTTTTCACAAGATATTGTATCTGCTACGGTACTAGCTTCTGAGTCACCGACCCTCTTCTTTCCTAGTATGTATATAGGAATGTGGCGGAAAAAAAGTGTACAACGAAATGTAGAGATGCTTCGTGAGGATGGTTTTATTGTCTATGCTTCAGATACGAAACTAGATAATAATAGCCCGTTCATAACGGGTGGTTCACTTCCGTCTCCTAATGAGGCCTGCCGATTTATTGCTGACTATATATAA
- a CDS encoding AAC(3) family N-acetyltransferase — protein sequence MSEKKSIERIPSPNTATSLQEDFRKLGIERGMVLIVHSSLSSLGWVCGGPVAVVDALMKTVGEEGTIVMPTQTSGNSDPAGWQNPPVPEEWWSTIREEMPAYNSKFSPSRGMGQIVETFRTMPGVKRSQHPAYSFAAWGKYADYILAEQPLESGFGPDSPLGKIYQLDGSILLLGVSHDSNTSLHMAEHSIQDRKRVAKGAALIEDGQRVWKTYEEIEYDADIFENIGKQFEETNPLKVATIGLATCKLMKQRQIVDFAREYFNKGVQIN from the coding sequence GTGAGTGAGAAAAAATCAATTGAACGAATACCTTCACCAAACACTGCTACGAGTCTACAAGAAGACTTTCGAAAGTTAGGGATCGAAAGAGGGATGGTTCTTATTGTTCATTCATCTCTTAGTTCATTAGGGTGGGTGTGTGGTGGCCCCGTTGCCGTTGTAGATGCTCTAATGAAAACTGTAGGAGAAGAAGGAACGATTGTTATGCCAACGCAGACTAGTGGTAATTCTGATCCGGCAGGTTGGCAGAATCCGCCAGTACCAGAGGAATGGTGGTCTACGATTCGTGAGGAAATGCCTGCATATAACTCTAAGTTCAGCCCATCAAGAGGAATGGGACAAATCGTTGAGACCTTTAGAACGATGCCTGGGGTAAAAAGAAGCCAACATCCAGCATATTCCTTTGCTGCATGGGGCAAGTATGCGGATTATATACTAGCTGAACAACCTCTGGAATCAGGGTTTGGCCCTGATTCACCATTAGGAAAGATCTATCAATTAGATGGCTCTATTTTATTGCTAGGGGTTTCTCATGACAGTAACACGTCCTTACACATGGCTGAGCATTCAATTCAAGACCGAAAGAGAGTTGCAAAAGGTGCAGCCCTTATTGAGGACGGTCAACGTGTATGGAAAACGTATGAAGAAATTGAATATGATGCAGATATATTTGAGAACATTGGTAAACAATTTGAAGAAACCAACCCATTGAAGGTTGCAACGATTGGATTGGCCACTTGTAAACTAATGAAACAAAGACAGATCGTTGATTTTGCGAGAGAATATTTTAATAAAGGCGTGCAAATAAATTAA
- a CDS encoding protein adenylyltransferase SelO produces the protein MTTSIGWNLENSYTTLPDTFFTRYKPTPVRSPQLVIFNESLASTLGLNAQVLQSEEGISVGAGNSIPEGAEPLAQAYAGHQFGHLNKLGDGRALLLGEQITPTGERFDIQLKGSGRTPYSRGGDGRASLGPMLREYIISEAMYALGIPTTRSLAVVSTGESVVRETALPGAVLTRVAASHIRVGTFQYAAHLGTVEDLKALADYTLKRHYPEILDDENRYLSLLKEVMKRQASLIAKWQLVGFIHGVMNTDNMTISGETIDYGPCAFMDTYDPATVFSSIDREGRYAYGNQPPIAAWNLARFAETLLPLLHENQEQAVEIAQSTIEEFPNLYYANWLPGMKAKLGLFTEEDEDKALIDDLLNLMQKHKADYTNTFLALTFDTVKETVFSGVPEFMDWYKRWQARLGKQEESKESAHELMKNHNPAVIPRNHRVEEALEAAINGDFTVMHRLLDVLSKPFAHVPDQTEYCKLPVDSNRPYRTYCGT, from the coding sequence ATGACAACCAGTATAGGATGGAATTTAGAAAACAGCTATACCACTTTACCGGATACTTTTTTTACTAGATATAAGCCAACCCCAGTACGTTCACCACAACTGGTCATTTTCAACGAATCCTTGGCATCGACCTTAGGGTTAAATGCCCAAGTGCTACAAAGTGAAGAAGGAATATCAGTTGGGGCTGGAAACTCGATACCTGAAGGTGCTGAACCTCTTGCCCAAGCTTATGCAGGTCATCAATTTGGACATTTAAATAAGCTTGGAGATGGAAGAGCTTTGCTACTTGGTGAGCAAATTACACCTACAGGAGAGCGATTTGATATCCAGCTTAAAGGATCTGGTCGGACGCCCTATTCTCGTGGGGGTGATGGACGTGCATCACTAGGACCTATGCTACGTGAATATATTATAAGTGAGGCCATGTATGCGCTAGGGATACCAACCACTCGAAGTTTAGCAGTGGTTTCAACCGGAGAATCTGTAGTTCGTGAAACCGCATTACCCGGTGCGGTTTTGACACGTGTGGCAGCCAGTCATATACGAGTAGGGACTTTTCAATATGCTGCACACTTAGGGACAGTAGAAGATCTTAAAGCATTAGCTGACTACACATTAAAACGACATTATCCAGAAATCCTAGATGATGAAAACCGATATCTTTCACTACTTAAGGAAGTAATGAAACGTCAGGCTTCACTTATTGCAAAGTGGCAGTTAGTAGGATTTATTCATGGAGTCATGAACACTGATAATATGACGATTAGTGGTGAAACCATTGATTATGGCCCTTGTGCTTTTATGGATACATATGACCCAGCAACCGTATTTAGTTCCATTGATCGAGAGGGTCGTTATGCTTATGGAAATCAGCCTCCCATCGCTGCTTGGAATCTTGCTCGATTTGCTGAAACACTGCTACCACTTCTTCATGAGAACCAGGAACAGGCTGTTGAAATCGCACAGAGCACTATTGAGGAGTTTCCAAATCTATATTATGCGAATTGGCTTCCAGGGATGAAGGCAAAGCTTGGTTTATTTACTGAAGAGGATGAAGACAAAGCACTGATTGATGATCTTTTGAACCTGATGCAGAAGCATAAAGCTGATTATACAAATACTTTTCTAGCATTAACGTTCGATACGGTAAAAGAAACAGTCTTCTCTGGTGTCCCCGAATTTATGGATTGGTATAAGCGCTGGCAAGCAAGGCTAGGTAAGCAGGAGGAGTCAAAGGAGTCAGCTCATGAATTAATGAAGAACCATAATCCTGCTGTTATTCCACGGAACCATCGGGTGGAAGAGGCTTTAGAAGCAGCAATAAATGGAGACTTCACTGTTATGCATCGACTTTTAGATGTACTTTCCAAGCCGTTTGCCCACGTCCCTGACCAAACTGAATATTGTAAGTTACCTGTAGATTCTAATCGTCCTTACCGAACGTATTGTGGAACATAG
- a CDS encoding universal stress protein, with product MINKFSKVLVAYDGSDLSKKAVEYAKNLVQNDEKAELEVVTVMTVSTFIGAYEAYSFMEMRKVAEAAANTRVREGKQLLEGIPNKTGVQILEGDPAMQIIQYAEEKNFDVIVMGSRGLGKVREFFLGSVSHNVVQMAKCPVFIIK from the coding sequence ATGATAAACAAGTTTTCCAAAGTTCTGGTTGCCTATGATGGTTCAGATTTAAGTAAAAAGGCAGTAGAGTATGCAAAAAATCTTGTCCAAAATGATGAGAAAGCGGAATTAGAGGTTGTAACAGTTATGACTGTAAGTACATTTATAGGTGCTTATGAGGCGTATTCTTTTATGGAGATGAGGAAAGTAGCCGAAGCAGCAGCGAATACTAGAGTAAGAGAAGGGAAGCAACTGTTAGAGGGTATCCCTAATAAAACAGGTGTGCAGATCCTAGAGGGTGACCCGGCTATGCAAATAATTCAATATGCGGAAGAGAAGAACTTTGATGTGATTGTCATGGGAAGTAGAGGATTAGGAAAAGTTAGAGAGTTCTTCTTAGGTAGTGTGAGCCATAACGTGGTGCAAATGGCAAAATGTCCTGTTTTTATTATTAAATAA
- a CDS encoding transglycosylase domain-containing protein, producing the protein MEKIKYYITVVYQSIRRFWREKRLNKILLLLFLLFILFTMAFFTFMAATANIESLKSGLNQATVIYDKDDEVASEIVTNRTKGVLYEELPEHVQHAVIAIEDQRFYEHNGFDIRGMTRAFFKNLVAGRITGGGSTITQQLTKNALLSPQKTYRRKIEELFLAVEIEKNYKKEEILEMYVNQVYFGSGAWGINQASMKYFNKPIQDVSISEAAMLAGLLQAPSARNPYKNYDQALERRNVVLKKMQEQGYISKEAYNKGIKEEITLEDGGGSAIKRQYPYYTDAVIDEAILRYGLTQEEILTRGYRIYTEMDQSIQASLENVYEQNSLFPKGKQGTLVQSGAVLIDPASGGVRGLIGGRGDYVFRGFNRATHMKAQPGSTLKPIAVYSPALEAGYGTTSMLVDEPITFGEYQPQNASREFKGEMPMYEALQISQNVPAVWLLDQIGLQKGLDSVKRFGIPIEKEDEYLGISLGGMHKGVSPLQLAEAYSVFPNKGMKQDSHLITKIVGPTGNIIAEHKPASVRVISKVVANEITSMLLYVVESGTGKGTQLEGVELAGKTGSTQLPYSDIKGTKDQWFAGYTPNLVGVVWLGYDITDREHYLPNSTGENVVPIFRAIMEQAVKHTEPQEFDVASVNDRLAGNDKIEHEKYKEAVKESVEKIKEKITEEAPGWKEKIDATLIKIVDQVVDLIQE; encoded by the coding sequence ATGGAGAAGATTAAATATTATATAACCGTTGTCTATCAGAGTATTCGACGGTTTTGGAGAGAGAAAAGACTAAATAAAATTCTGCTTCTACTTTTTTTATTGTTCATTTTGTTTACGATGGCGTTTTTTACTTTTATGGCAGCAACGGCGAATATTGAATCGTTAAAAAGTGGATTGAATCAAGCTACTGTTATTTATGATAAGGATGATGAGGTTGCAAGTGAGATTGTAACGAATCGGACAAAAGGTGTACTTTATGAGGAGCTTCCTGAGCATGTTCAGCATGCAGTGATTGCGATTGAGGATCAACGTTTTTATGAGCATAATGGATTTGATATAAGGGGAATGACTCGAGCCTTTTTCAAAAATTTGGTGGCTGGTAGAATTACTGGTGGGGGAAGTACAATCACGCAACAACTAACGAAAAACGCTTTACTTTCTCCTCAAAAAACATATAGGAGAAAGATAGAAGAGCTTTTTTTAGCGGTTGAAATAGAGAAGAATTATAAGAAAGAAGAAATCTTGGAAATGTACGTGAATCAAGTTTATTTTGGTAGTGGGGCTTGGGGCATCAACCAAGCTTCGATGAAATATTTTAATAAACCAATTCAAGATGTTAGTATTAGTGAGGCTGCGATGCTAGCGGGATTATTGCAAGCACCTTCAGCCCGAAATCCATATAAAAACTATGATCAGGCTTTGGAAAGAAGAAATGTTGTCTTAAAAAAGATGCAAGAACAAGGCTATATATCTAAAGAGGCATATAACAAGGGAATAAAAGAAGAGATTACGCTAGAGGATGGCGGAGGAAGTGCTATTAAACGCCAGTATCCTTATTACACGGATGCAGTGATTGATGAGGCTATTCTTCGTTATGGTCTAACGCAAGAGGAGATTTTAACAAGAGGTTATCGTATTTATACTGAGATGGATCAGTCCATTCAAGCTTCTTTGGAAAACGTGTATGAGCAAAACTCTTTATTTCCAAAAGGAAAGCAAGGAACATTAGTTCAAAGTGGTGCCGTTTTAATTGATCCCGCATCAGGAGGAGTCCGAGGACTAATCGGAGGACGCGGGGATTATGTATTCAGGGGATTTAACAGAGCAACTCATATGAAGGCACAGCCAGGTTCTACTCTAAAGCCTATTGCCGTCTACAGTCCTGCACTAGAAGCTGGCTATGGCACAACCTCTATGTTAGTGGACGAACCGATTACCTTTGGGGAATATCAACCTCAAAATGCTTCAAGAGAATTTAAAGGTGAAATGCCAATGTACGAGGCTCTACAAATATCACAAAATGTTCCGGCAGTATGGCTTTTAGATCAAATTGGTTTGCAAAAAGGGTTAGACTCTGTCAAGAGATTTGGAATTCCAATTGAAAAGGAAGATGAGTATTTAGGAATTTCTCTTGGTGGGATGCATAAAGGAGTATCACCACTACAGTTAGCAGAGGCCTACTCTGTATTTCCTAATAAGGGAATGAAACAGGATAGTCATCTTATTACAAAGATTGTGGGACCTACAGGAAATATCATTGCAGAACACAAACCGGCAAGTGTTAGAGTGATATCAAAAGTGGTCGCAAACGAAATTACATCCATGCTTTTATATGTTGTAGAGTCTGGAACTGGAAAAGGAACTCAACTAGAGGGTGTAGAATTAGCAGGTAAAACAGGATCTACACAGTTACCATACAGTGATATTAAGGGAACAAAGGATCAATGGTTTGCCGGGTATACACCTAATCTTGTAGGTGTTGTATGGCTTGGGTATGATATAACGGACAGAGAGCATTATTTACCTAATAGTACAGGAGAAAACGTCGTACCAATTTTCCGAGCCATTATGGAACAAGCAGTGAAACATACAGAACCACAAGAATTTGATGTGGCCTCCGTCAATGATAGGCTAGCAGGTAATGACAAGATAGAACATGAAAAATATAAAGAAGCAGTAAAAGAATCTGTTGAAAAAATAAAAGAAAAAATCACAGAAGAAGCGCCCGGTTGGAAGGAAAAAATAGATGCAACTCTGATCAAAATTGTAGATCAAGTTGTAGACCTGATTCAGGAATAA
- a CDS encoding SIMPL domain-containing protein, which yields MYKNVQILTVNGTGKVFIKPNVVKILIGVVTQGVQLVDAQQENAVITQQVIQSIKQLGVVQEKIQTESYRIQPLYEYLEGKQNFLGYEVSNNVLINLDQVSQVGAVIDTAVANGANRINDFQFSVKSEDIYYQEALNKALHNAFINAQTIIGTMGLSLHPIPLHIKEMTSERPVLPQQSLYSTQMIGAVTTPIEPGQLEIEARLEVKFYYFK from the coding sequence TTGTACAAAAACGTGCAAATATTAACCGTGAATGGCACAGGTAAGGTCTTCATTAAACCGAATGTTGTCAAAATCTTAATAGGAGTTGTTACACAAGGTGTTCAGCTTGTGGATGCTCAGCAGGAAAATGCTGTGATTACTCAACAAGTCATTCAATCTATTAAACAATTGGGCGTTGTTCAGGAGAAAATTCAAACCGAAAGTTATCGTATTCAACCATTATATGAATATCTTGAGGGGAAACAAAATTTCCTGGGTTATGAGGTTTCAAATAATGTGCTAATCAATCTAGATCAGGTATCTCAAGTGGGGGCAGTAATTGATACAGCAGTTGCTAATGGTGCAAATAGAATAAATGACTTCCAGTTTTCTGTTAAGAGCGAGGATATTTACTATCAGGAAGCTTTAAATAAGGCTTTACACAATGCCTTCATAAATGCACAAACCATCATCGGGACAATGGGACTTAGTCTTCATCCCATTCCTTTACACATAAAAGAGATGACTTCAGAACGTCCAGTTCTTCCACAACAATCTCTATACAGTACTCAGATGATCGGCGCTGTTACAACTCCTATTGAACCCGGTCAATTAGAAATTGAAGCAAGACTTGAAGTGAAGTTTTATTATTTTAAGTAA